Genomic segment of Eremothecium sinecaudum strain ATCC 58844 chromosome VIII, complete sequence:
TCACAGTTGTTGTAATTGTTGCTAGTATTATTGTTTGTTGTTGTTAATATTTATCTTTAAATTCCTTGTTACTACTAGTACTCGTTGCTTGGATTTCACAACCGCCCATCATTTTAGCAAGCTGTTGTGGTTATTCCTTAATTGTTCCTCAAACTCGTACAGCTCCTTGATCAACGAAACAAAAATATACCTTGGCGGCAATCAGTCAAACAATAATGTCGCAGTTCATATATCCACAAGAGGTATCTCCTTTCATTGGTACGTTCTCCAGCTATCCGTGGGTATTGCCCGACAAAGGTGTTTCGCATACTGGTCTCGACTTCCAGTACCTTAATGACTTACATGATGAAATGGCATCGTTTGTGGAGACTGACTGCACGAGTTCGGTAGGAAGCCACTCGTGCCAATCAAACAAAATCAGCACTATTGGCCCTGGGTCCACCATTGCAGACTCTTTGCACGAGTCGTCGCCGGAATACTCTGCAAGTATTCCTCTATTGACGTCCAGATCCTCGAGCTCGTGCAGCATGAAGAGTTCTGGATTTGATGATTGTGAGCCGCACGCTTTGAATGATCCGCTAGAGGTCAGCGAGCAACATGAAAATGAACACTCAAAGGGGGAATTTACTGAAAACATACTGAAATACCCGCCAATATTGCCGTCTCAAACAAGCAGTAACCGCCGGCTCATCTTTGTGTCCAAGATCTGTCCACTTTGTGGGAAATGTTTCACTAGAAGAAGTACCTTACAGATTCATTTGCTGATCCACACAAATCTGAAACCTTTCAAATGTTCGTTTTGCGATAAAGAGTTTAATGTGAAAAGTAATTTAAACAGGCATGAACGAATTCATAGACAGAAGAAAGTCGCATCCTCTTATCCATCAAGTGATCAAGCTACGCGCAATTTTTCGAATACCCGATCAATAACAAGAAGTCATATGTCAGCGAAGAAAAAGTCTACCGCACCAGCTGCCTCACGCGACTCCGAGCGCTGCGGGGTATACAGTGGTACGATTGAAAAATAGCCAAGGTGAACCTATGGATGAAATGCTAGGGTAGCAGAAAGtaaaaaaacaaaaaaaaaactaaacagaactaaaaaataaaaaaaaaaaacgTTCATTTTACAGCATTTTGATTCATCATATTTACTCATCACTGTACCCCCATCACAAGCATCTTTCTTACAATTAAATCGCATGAGATTCCCACGTTCCCTTGTCCGTCTGTTGCTTTTTTCTCTAACCAGGAAGGCGGCAATTTCGCGGTAACTCCAAGGCAATGTTTTAATGCTCACCATTTGTGTCACTGTAGCACATCCCGCTTATCAATCTCCAACGTCGCATTAACCATTAATACATGTCGAAGAACTATTCTTCACTATTTTAGTACTTTCTGGCCTGCAATTCATTTGCACGTGAGGATCATATATTTGTCACGTGCGAACCATATAGTCTGCTTAATTCAGCAATGATTATTAAGGCTCCTTTATGATTTACAAGGTACAAATTGAAACCCTTAAGAGCAAAACTGAAATAGACTATGTGATCGCTTATACGGCACTTTTACTAGCTGGTTAGATGCGGTTTATGATTTCCAgttctttttttttttttgtagtTATATCTGTTTCGTATTTCCTTGTTAAGAAGAAGCCTCATCGTTTTTGCCTTAAGAAATATTTCAAAGCAAAAAACCTGACACGAGTAGTAAAAGAGAGAAGACTATTCGAACGTTTTGCAAAAACCAAAAGTTTATTAAACCAGCTGCTTTTGCATTAATCAAATATTCCACTGATTTATAGGATATCAGGCACAATCCATGGTATTAGGGCTTTCATTCTCAATGAAGAAATCAAACGGACAGATTCCTGACCTGTCACGGTATCAGCAATATTACCTTGACCATCCTATAGACTATTCAAGAAGCAGACTGTCTTCCGACGCAGCATCAACAGCCGCCTCTCTGCTTTCGGACTCTTCTGCTGGCAGAAGATTACGGAATGAGTCGGCGAAGTCACTCTCTATGGGTCGCCCTAGTTACCTGGGATATCCTCAACCTAGGACTTACAGCCTGAATAATCAAAAGAGAGCAACTTCACTGAACTCCAATGTTAGGAGGACTGCTGGTTCTGCTGCTGGTCCTCGATCTAACTCTATTATAGTTAAGACCACTGAAGTGACTGATATTCAAGGTCGGACTCGGTCTGTGACGAAACAGACTATCAGGCGCATCAATGGTGTTGAGTATGTGGAGACGACAACCACTACTACCTTAGAGGACTATGAAGATGAGTTTGAAGAGTTCTATGGTGATTTTACGAACAGGAATCACGGCAGTGGACAT
This window contains:
- a CDS encoding C2H2-type zinc finger protein (Syntenic homolog of Ashbya gossypii AGR186C; Syntenic homolog of Ashbya gossypii NOHBY743; No homolog in Saccharomyces cerevisiae; Non-syntenic homolog of Kluyveromyces lactis KLLA0F22319g) is translated as MSQFIYPQEVSPFIGTFSSYPWVLPDKGVSHTGLDFQYLNDLHDEMASFVETDCTSSVGSHSCQSNKISTIGPGSTIADSLHESSPEYSASIPLLTSRSSSSCSMKSSGFDDCEPHALNDPLEVSEQHENEHSKGEFTENILKYPPILPSQTSSNRRLIFVSKICPLCGKCFTRRSTLQIHLLIHTNLKPFKCSFCDKEFNVKSNLNRHERIHRQKKVASSYPSSDQATRNFSNTRSITRSHMSAKKKSTAPAASRDSERCGVYSGTIEK